The Nitrospirota bacterium genomic interval GCCCGAGGACCTCTTCCTTGAGGTCCTCGCCTGCCAGGATCTGGCGGCGCTGCTCGTAAATGACTTTTCTCTGCTGGTTCATCACGTCGTCGTACTCGAGGATGTGCTTGCGCATCTCGAAGTTGTGGTTTTCCACCTTCTTCTGAGCGTTCTCGATGGCCCGGGACACCATCCGGTGCTCGATGGGCACATCCTCCTCCATGCCGAGCCTGCCCATGAGGCCCGCGATGCGATCGGAGCCGAATATCCGGAGGAGATCGTCCTCGAGCGAAAGATAGAAACGGGAAGAACCCGGGTCGCCCTGGCGTCCCGAGCGGCCGCGCAGCTGGTTGTCGATCCGGCGCGCCTCATGGCGTTCGGTGCCGAGAATATGGAGCCCGCCGGCCTCGATGACCTTTTCCTTCTCCTTCGCGCACACATCCCTGAACTCGGCCAGCGTTTTGTCCCATTCCTCCCGGGTATAGTCCTTGCTCTTGAGCGCCTGGCGCGTCAGGCCCTCGGGATTTCCGCCCAGCACGATGTCCGTTCCGCGGCCGGCCATGTTCGTGGCGATCGTGACTGCCTGGTACCTGCCGGCCTGCGCGACGATCTCGGCCTCCATCTCGTGGTACTTGGCGTTCAGGACGGAGTGCCGGATGCCTTTCTTCTTCAGCATGGCGGCGAGCGTCTCGGACTTGACGATGGAGATGGTTCCGACCAGCACGGGCTGGCCTTTCTTGTGCCGCTCCTCGATCTCGGCTATGGCCGCGTTGAACTTCCCCGTCTCGTGCTTGTAGATGAAATCGGCGTTGTCGATGCGGACCATGGGCCGGTGGGTCGGGATCACCACCACGTCGAGGTTGTAGATCTTCGCGAACTCCGCGGCCTCGGTCTCGGCCGTGCCGGTCATGCCCGCGAGCTTTGAATAGAGCCGGAAATAGTTCTGGAACGTGATCGAGGCCAGGGTCTGGTTCTCGTTTTCGATCTTCACGCCCTCCTTCGCCTCGATCGCCTGGTGCAGGCCGTCGCTCCAGCGCCTGCCCGGCATGAGCCTGCCCGTGAACTCGTCGACGATCATCACCTCGCCGTCCTTCACCACGTAGTCCACGTCGCGCTGGAACAGGGCATGCGCCTTCAGCGCCTGGTGCACGTGGTGCACGAGATCGACATTGGAGGGGTCGTAGAGGTTGCCGGCGTTCAGCATCTTCTCGACCTTGATGTTTCCCTCCTCGGTCAGGGCAGCGGTCTTGGTCTTTTCCTCGATGGTATAGTCCGCTTCCTTCGTGAGGCTCGGAATGATGCGGTTGATCTTGTAATATTTGTCCGTTGAGTCTTCCGTGGGGCCGGAGATGATGAGCGGTGTTCTCGCTTCGTCGATCAGGATCGAGTCGACCTCGTCCACGATCGCGAAGTTGAGCTCGCGCTGGACATACTCGTCGAGCGCGAACTTCATGTTGTCCCGCAAATAGTCGAACCCGAACTCGTTGTTGGTCCCGTAGGTGACATCCGACCCGTAGGCCTCTTTCCGCTGCTCATCCGTAAGGCCGTGGACGATCACGCCCACGGTGAGCCCCAGGAAATTGTAGACCGGGCTCATCCACTGAGCGTCGCGGCGGGCCAGATAGTCGTTCACGGTTACGACGTGGACGCCCATGCCGGACAGCGCGTTCAGGTAGACCGGGAGCGTGGCGACCAGGGTCTTGCCCTCGCCGGTCTTCATCTCGGCGATCCTGCCCTGGTGCAGGACGATGCCGCCGATCAGCTGGGCGTCGAAGTGGCGCATCCCGAGGGTCCGTTTCGAGGCCTCGCGGACCACGGCGAACGCCTCGGGCAGAAGGTCACCGAGGGTCTCGTCCCCTTCAAGACGCTTCTTGAACTCGTCGGTCTTCGCTTTAAGCTCCGCGTCGGAAAGCCGGGAAATGCCCGGCTCAAGGGCGTTGATCTCGTCGACGACCACCTGGATGCGCTTCAGTTCACGCTCATTGGCCGTTCCGAATACCTTTTTTAATAGTGTGCCTATCATCCGTTGCTCTTCTCCATGATCGCGTGAATTCAGGGATTATACGTGGATGCTTGGAAATCAGTCATTTATAACATTTTTCCGGCAAACAATTCAAGAGAAATGAACTGCCCGAGGAATCGGTTCCTCGCAATCCTCCTCAAAATGCCTGTGATCAAGACAGAACACTGACCGCCTGAGCGCACGCCCGGCTCGTGGGAGCGGGATTTTCCAGCCCAAATCCTTGAAAATATAAACAGATGTTCTAAAAAAACAAATTACTGATATGAAATCTCTTTCCTGCTTGACAAAAAAACCCCATCCGTGTACAAAAGAATGCATGAAGAGCATCCCAATCGATAGATCGATCTATGAAATGCAAGCCGACATCTGCAAGACCCTCACCAACCCCAAACGGATCGAGATCCTGAACACGCTCCGCAATGAAGAAAAGACCGTGACCGAACTGGTGACGGCCCTGGGCGCATCGAAAGCGAATGTCTCGCAGCACCTCGCGGTAATGCGCCACAAGGGGATCCTGACGACGCGGCGCGAAGGCGTGAACATCTACTACCGCGTCTCGAATCCCAAGGTCATCGAAGCATGCTCCCTGATGAAGGAAGTTCTTTTTGAACAGCATGCCGCGAGGAAAAAAGCGGTGACCGGGGCATAGGCAGCATCTTCCGTGCGCCACACCCTTCCTTTCCGAGCCTGCCGCTTAACTATTTCCAGACACTTCGATACTGCATCTCACATCGCCTTTCTCCGGTTATGCTCTCCTGTTGCATGAGGCCGGGAAGCAGTGATCCGGGGTGTATCGCGCTCCTGCAGATCCCTCCCGTCATCGCCGTTCGAAAGGAGGCACCGCTCATGAAGAAGCTTCTTTTGGCCGTCCTTTCCCTCCATCTCCTCTGTGCCGGCGTAG includes:
- the secA gene encoding preprotein translocase subunit SecA: MIGTLLKKVFGTANERELKRIQVVVDEINALEPGISRLSDAELKAKTDEFKKRLEGDETLGDLLPEAFAVVREASKRTLGMRHFDAQLIGGIVLHQGRIAEMKTGEGKTLVATLPVYLNALSGMGVHVVTVNDYLARRDAQWMSPVYNFLGLTVGVIVHGLTDEQRKEAYGSDVTYGTNNEFGFDYLRDNMKFALDEYVQRELNFAIVDEVDSILIDEARTPLIISGPTEDSTDKYYKINRIIPSLTKEADYTIEEKTKTAALTEEGNIKVEKMLNAGNLYDPSNVDLVHHVHQALKAHALFQRDVDYVVKDGEVMIVDEFTGRLMPGRRWSDGLHQAIEAKEGVKIENENQTLASITFQNYFRLYSKLAGMTGTAETEAAEFAKIYNLDVVVIPTHRPMVRIDNADFIYKHETGKFNAAIAEIEERHKKGQPVLVGTISIVKSETLAAMLKKKGIRHSVLNAKYHEMEAEIVAQAGRYQAVTIATNMAGRGTDIVLGGNPEGLTRQALKSKDYTREEWDKTLAEFRDVCAKEKEKVIEAGGLHILGTERHEARRIDNQLRGRSGRQGDPGSSRFYLSLEDDLLRIFGSDRIAGLMGRLGMEEDVPIEHRMVSRAIENAQKKVENHNFEMRKHILEYDDVMNQQRKVIYEQRRQILAGEDLKEEVLGLAEELLDGVLGFYCPENAYPETWDVTGLRDALAAKFSYHLKSDFDARELQREELREKLWETLRQSYEDKEKEISSDVMRHIEKVFMLQAVDHQWKDHLLAMDHLKEGIGLRGYGQKDPLIEYKKEGFDMFEEMKLRIVESTVENLFRIRAAAKEQSREIERKQKRQVANLTFVGAGDAAAASAPQPVHAGAKVGRNDPCPCGSGLKYKKCHGK
- a CDS encoding metalloregulator ArsR/SmtB family transcription factor → MKSIPIDRSIYEMQADICKTLTNPKRIEILNTLRNEEKTVTELVTALGASKANVSQHLAVMRHKGILTTRREGVNIYYRVSNPKVIEACSLMKEVLFEQHAARKKAVTGA